Part of the Phycisphaerales bacterium genome, CTGCCCCACCTTGCGGAACACCGCCTCGTATCCCACCGACCACGCGCGCCCCGCGTCCACCGGCCCCAGTTCGCGGTAGCCGACCATCCACATGCTGGGCCAGCTCCGGCCCTGCCCGTCCTCCAGCGTGGCGGCGCTGGGCGACGAGGTCATCGCCCCGACCATCGCGTCGCGCAACGTCCACAAGTCGGCTTCCGAAGCCGCCACCAATCGCCCACGCACCGTGATCGAGAGTTGCACCGGCCCAAGCTGGTTCCACTTGGCACTCGGCGGAGACTGCATCGTCGGCGAGGTACCCGGCAGCGTCTCGGTCTGTCCCTGTCGCTGCATCTCGAAGCGGTGCGGCCCGCTTGCGAAGAGCGGAGATCCGTCGTACATGCTCGGCATCGTGCGTTCCTTTCGTGGCCGCTCTAGCGAGAACCATCCTCGGCGTTGCTCACGTCGATCGGGTCGTTGGTGCCGTTGTCAGAGAGGGCGAACATCTTGATCCGTCGCAGCGCCGAGCCGCCGGGCTCGACCTCGTCGCGCACCGACGTGATCACCACGCTCGCCTCCACCCGTCGCCGCCCGCCGCTGCCAGCGGTCGGGGCTGTGAAGAACTCCAGCACGCCCTCGTCGCCCGGGGTCGGCCCGTCGAGCGAGCCGCGCTCCAGGTCGGCTACGAGCTCGATCTCCACCCGCTGCTCGGGCACGTCGGCGAACGTCGGGTACGGACCGGTGTTGCCCCACTCCAGCAGGGCGCGCTCGGGCGTGCGGTGCACCGCCACGCGTCGCACGCGCTCGATGGTGCTGCTCAGCAGGACGACCGATCGAGGATTCAAGACCAGCATCGCGTGCCTCCCTTCAGCCGCGTACCAGGTGCATCAATGCAGGCCGGCGCGTCGCGTCGACCACGCCGTCACCGTCAAGGTCGAGCCCGACCGCCAGCGTCTGCCGGGCACGAGCGAACATGTCCGCGTACATCACGGCCCGTGCACCGAGCGACGAGCTCGGCCCGCTCAGGGCCGAGGCCGCGGCGTACACCAGGTGCAGCGTGCCCAGCGCCTCCACGTGCGCCAGCGCGGTCGCATCGACCACCGCCTCGGCGCCCGGACCGTCCGGAAGGTCGAGCCCGAGCAGGCCGAGGAGCTGGCGGTGCACGATGGCCCGCTGGGGCGCGAAGGTCGTCAGCGTGAACGGGGCCGCGGCCGACGCCACTGGCGGAAGCGCGTCGTCCTCCGTCGAAGCCCGCAGCCGCGAGACTTCGAGCACCGTGCCCGACGTGACGGCGACGACCTCGAGCGGAACGCCGTTGAACACCACGACCTGACCAACCTCGGCCTGGGCATCGGTAAACGACGCGGTCGAGCTGGCACTCGTCAGCGTGGTGCCGCTCACGGCGGCAGTGCCCGACGCGAGCCGGCGACCGGCCCAGAGCGCATCGGTGAAGGCGTGCGGCTCGATGGCCAGCATGTCCCTGTCCTGTGCAAACATCGCGTGCTCCTTGCGCGCCACGGCGCGCGATTCGTTTCCTTGCAAACCCGCGAGCCGGTGTTACCCGGCCCGCGAGCCGGCGGCCGCCCCCACACGAAACCGCCGTGCCCTTCGGCACCCCGCGGGGCCGATCAGCTCGTGGCCAATCCGCTGAGCACGCCGTGCGCGTTCTCGTTGCGCATCTCCAGCGTGTACTCGCCGATGACCTGGCCCATGGCGGCGTCGCCGGTCGACGCCAGCGGCTTGTAGTGGAAGCTGCGGCCCTCCAGCGGCATCACCTCGACGCGGCTGGAATCGAGCAGCAGCAGGGCGTCGGCGGGCATCCATCGAGACACCACGACGCGGCACACGCCAAAGTCGCTCTCGTAGACGCTGACCAGATCGCTGTAGCGGTCGTCGCTTGGGCCATAGCGGCGCGACGACGTCAGGAAGGCGTTGATGCGACGCTTCTGGAGCCCGCCGCACACGATCGTGTCGATCGGCCCGGACGACTGTTCCCAGACCTCGCGCAACGCGGCGTTGAGCACCTCCTCGGTCAGCCCGTCCGAGCCGGCGCCCGAGCCGCCGGGGATGGGGCCCACGCCGGGCTGGAACTGGTTGGTTTCCACGTTGCGGATCAGTCCGTCCATCGAGCGGCGGACCGTCGAAGAACCCTGGACCGAGGACGTCGGCGCGACGCCGTTGATCACGCAGTTCTCCAGGTCGCGCAGCAACTCACGCATGCGCTCCTGCTTCTGGTAGTCCAATTCGTCGGCGATGCCGTGGGCCCGCACCGCCTGCATCGAGCCGGAGACCTCCACGGCCGATGTGAAGATCTGGGTGTAGTTGGCCTTGCGTACGCGATTGGTGAAGCGCGCCTCGGGAGCGTCGGCGCCCTCGAGGGCCGCGTTGCCCAGGATGGTGAGCTGCATGCCCTCGACCAGGAGCGTCGGGTCGGTGTTGCCGTAGCTGCGCACGACCGTCAGGGTGTCGGACGCGACGGCCTCGACGAGCATGACCTCGGGCCCATCTCCCGGGCGGACGAGGTCGCCCACGCGGAATCGGGAGCCGTCTTCGACGTCGATCGTCGTATCGGTGAGCGGCGTGGGCGAGAAGGCCTGGTCCGCCACCGTGTCGGTGTTGGGGAGCAGCTCGTCCTCGATCCACTCGTGCACGGTGCTGGTCGCCGCGCGGCGGGCGTCGCCCAGGTGGTCGAGCAGCGGCGTCTCGAAGGGGCTGACGATTCCGATGATGTCCGAGACGTCCTCGACGAGTTCGGGCAGCGAGCTGCCGGCCGAGAAGGTTGCCTTACCGGTGAATGCCATGCGAGTCTCCTTTGGTCAGGTGCGTGGCGTGCGAAACGGGAGCGGGGGCAAGGGCGTGGGGCGGTGTCGGACTCGTTCAGCTATTGCGTCGCAGGCGCAGGTACTTCATGAGGGCGCGCCGGTCGCCGGTGGCGCGTGCGTCGTCTCGCGCACGATCGACCACCGCGCGACCCGGCGCGCCCTGGGAGGGATGGCTCGGGCTCATGGCCGAGGCCCGCGTCGGGCTGCTGCGGAAGAGTGCGGGACGCTCGCGCTGGAGCTGGCCGATGACGCGGGCGGGTGTCGCATCTTCGTCGCCCTCCAGCCGGCTCTCGACCAGCAGCGCGAGCGACTCGGTGTCGATGGCGCCCGCCTGGGCCAGCCCGCGTTCGATGGCGCCGCGGCGCTCCAGCCGGGCCGATCGCTGGCGCAGGTCTTCGAGCTGGGCGTCGCGGGCACGGAGCTGGTCGGCCAGGTCGCTGGCCATCTGCGTGCGTTCGGCGAGCGCCTCGCGCAGGTCGTTGTCGTTCTGGGTGTCGTTTGTTTCGGGCGTGGGCTCAGGCATTGGTGTTCTCCGTCTGGCTCGCGGCCGAGCCGTTGCGGTTGGTCGGGGGCTGGGCATAGCCGAGCTCGGCCAGCACGCGTTCGCGGTCGATGCCCAGCTCGGTCTTGCGCTCGGCGTTCAGCAGCCGCTCGTCCTGGTCGAGGTCGATGGCGTCGGGCCAGTGCACGGTGACGCCGCGGTCCTGCGGCTCGGTGGCATGGGTGCCGGCGCGGTCGAGCGCCTCGAGAATGAGGGCGCTCATGCGCGCCACGCCCGCGCCATATCCCACGCGCTTGCGGCGCGTCTTGCTGAGCAGGCCGAGCATGGTGATGCGGAGCGCGTTGCCGCTCGACAGGCTGCCGATCTTGGCGCGGACGACGCCCGCGGCGATGGGCGGCACGCCCGAGGTCTTGTCCATGGCCTCGCGGATGTCCTCGACGTGCAGCGTCTCGCTGGGCGAGTCCGCGTCGCCGCCGAAGGCCGTGACCTGGGCGTCGGGGTTGTCGGTGCTCAGCACGCGGCCCGGGCCGATGCGGACCTGGTCGAAGCCCTCGATGCCCTTCGCGAGGTACATCTTGAAGCTCTGCATGGTCACGCGGGCGGCGCGGTCGCTCAGGCGGGTGTTCAGCTCGTCCTGCAGGGGCACGAGCGGCTCGACCTCGCCCACGCCGGCGTAGCACAGCGGCTGGGGGATGTTTTGGACGTGCACGACGGGCACGCGGCCGGGCGAGGCGCGGTTGGGCCCCTCGGCGACCAGCTCACCGTCGACGTACACCTGCCGCCACGCGCCGCTGAGGATCTCGGTGACGCGCTCGGTGTCGAGCGTGCGGCCGTGGCGGTCGTCCTCGTCGGCCTGTGAGGTGCGGCGGGTGAAGTCGATGGCGTAGGCCTCGAGCCGGCGGTAGTCGCCCGCATCGACGACGGGTACGCCGCGAGTCGGGTCGATGGCCTCGACGCGGATGGCCTCGGCGAGCACCTCGCCGGGAAGCTCCAGCAGCGTGTCGAGGTCGGGCGCCAGGGCGGTCAGCCGCTCGACGTCGCAGCGGAGCAGCAGGTCGACGTGGCCGTAGACGTGGCCCAGTAGTAGCGCGTCGTGCAGGAGGGAGAGGCCGCCCGAGGCCTCCCACACGGCGTCGAGGGCGGCCTCGATGGTCCGGCGCTGCTCGGGCCGGCCGGCCTTGCTGAGCAGCACCAGCGGCTCGGGCAGCATGAAGTCGACCATGGTGTTGATGCGCCAGGCGATGTCGTTCTCGATGACGACCTCGCTGGCGGCGGCATCGACCATGCGGTCGTCCGACCACGGATCCCACGCGCCGCGGAGGCGGGGCGGCAGGCCAGCGGCTTGCGGGAGTTCGCCTCCGGGTCGCGTGGGCTCGTTGCGGAAGTAGCCCCAGAGCCATCGCAGCCGCGGCGCGACGTCACGCTCGTGCTCGGCCAGGATGATCTCGAGGGCCTGCGGCGACAGGGTCGTGTCGGTGAAGGGTGCGAGATTGAACGCCACGGGGGACCTCCTTTGGGTGGTGGCCCGGCGTGGTGCGCGAGCCTCTCACCCAACGGGCGGTCGGACGGGTGGTGGCGCGCGTCGGCGGTGGTTCGGAGTGCGCGCGCAGCTCGAATCACCCGAGGAACTCAGGGCATCGAGCGACGTTGGATTTGCGTGGAAGCTGATGGTTCGCGTGGCGTGTCGTGCGCGCGGACGCGGGGATGGCGGCTCGGGAAGAAGGTTGCCGTGCTCAGCCCGTCGTCTCGGCCTTCGGCTCTTCGAGCACCTCGACGGCCGAGAAGCGGTCGAGGTTGAGGACGACGAGCTCGCCGTCCTTCTTGCGGAGCTCGACGCGGTCGATCCAGACCTTGTTGTCCTTGGTGTGGGCGAACCACGAGCCGGACTTTTCCTGGCCGACGCGGACGACGACGCCCTCGATGGTGGAGACCATCGTGCCGCTCATGCGGGGGAACTGTTGGGTGATACGCACCTTGGCGCCGGGGGTGAGGTTCTCCATAGCGGTCGATGGTAGGGGCCGGGGCGTCGGCAGGGGGAGCCGATCTGGCCCGGGGCCGGCGGGCGGCCGGCGTACGATTGGGCCTATGCCTATTCCACGGATCGCGATCGTGGGCCGGCCCAACGTGGGCAAGAGCTCGCTGATGAACATGCTGGCCAGCTCGAAGGTCTCGATCGTCGACGACCTGCCGGGCGTCACCCGCGATCGCGTGACGCGGATCGTCGACCTGGAGCACAGCGAGGGCAAGCCCACCCGGGCCGTCGAGCTGACCGACACCGGCGGCTACGGCGTGTACGTGGCCGAGGGCGGGCGGTACGACGAGGTGGGGGCCGACCTCTCGACGCTGACCGACGACGTGGAGGGGCAGATCGAGGCGGCGGTAGCGAACGCCGACCTGATCCTGTTCTGCGTCGACGTGCAGGCGGGCCTGACCCCGCGCGACGAGGAGATCGCCCGCCTGCTCCGCGAGCAGAAACTGGGGCGGAAGGACCGGGCCGAGATGGCCCAGCTCGATCCGAGCCTGGGCAAGCGGGCGCCCGTGCACGTGGTGGCGACGAAGGTGGACGGACCCAAGTGGGAAACGCACGCCTACGAGATGAGCGCCCTGGGCTTCGGCGAGCCCCTGATGTGCAGCGCCAAGAACAACTACATGCGGCGCGACCTGAGCGACCGGCTCTACGAGCTGCTGCCCGCCGACGACGAGACCGCGGCCGCGCCGCCTGCCGACCTGTCGATCGCCGTCATCGGCAAGCGCAACGCGGGCAAGAGCACGCTGGTGAACGCCCTGGCCGGGGTCGAGCGGGTGATCGTCTCGGAGATCGCCGGCACGACGCGCGACGCCATCGACGTGCTGGTCGAGAAGGACGGCAAGCGGATCATCGTGATCGATACGGCCGGCATGCGCCGCAAGCGGAGCTTCCAGGGCAAGGTCGAGTGGTTCGCCTTCGACCGTGTGCAGCGGGCGGTTGATCGGGCCGACGTGGTGCTGCTGATGGTCGACGCGACCGAGGCGACCAGCCAGGTGGACCAGCAGCTCGCCATGCTGTGCCAGAACGCGTTCAAGCCCACGATCATCGGCGTCAACAAGTGGGACCTGGCCGAGGGGCAGACCGACGACAAGGGCCGGCCCGTGACGCCCGAGCGCTACGAGAAGTACGTGCGCGAGGGGTTCAAGGGCCTGCCGTTTGCGCCCATCGCGCTGCTGAGCGCCAAGGAGGGCCTGAACGTCGACGGCGTGCTCGACCTGGCGTTCGACCTCAAGAAGCAAACGCACGAGCGCGTCTCGACGGGCGCGCTCAATCGGCTAGTGCGGAGCATCCTGGAAAAGCGCGGGCCGAGCAACAAGCTGGGCACGCTTGCTCGGGTGTTCTACGTGGCGCAGGTCGGCACCGCCCCCCCGACGATCGCGATGGTGGTGAACGAGCCCAAGCTGTTCACGCCCAACTACATGCGCTACCTGATGAACCGGCTGCGCGAGCAGGCGCCCTTCGACGAGGTGCCCTTCCGCGTGTTCGTGCGCAGCCGCAAGCAGTTCGACAAGCGACGCGAGCAGGCCGAGAAGCGCGACAAGAAGGGCATGATCGACACGAGCGCGTTCGATCGCGGCGAGGACCTCGAGCTGACGCCCGAGGAGATCGAGAGCCTGTTCCGCATCCCGGGCGAGGGCGGCGATGGCGAGGCGTTCGTCGACGAGGGTGCCGAAGGAGGCATCGAGGGCGAGGTCTTCGAGGACGCCGAGGTGTTCGTCTTCGGCGACGACGAGGAAGAAGACACCCGCCGGTGACCCGTGCTGCGCGCAGCATCGATCACACGAAAGAAGGCGTGGCCAGGGTCCGGGGGATGAGTCCGGACGCTGGCCACGCCTGGTGTGGTGTGGTTGGCGGCTCGTTCGAGCCTTGGTTCGGGCGGGCTTTCCGCGGGCGGGCCTGAGTCGGCCCCGAGCTTCCCAAGTCCCTTGCCCGTCTATTCGACGAACCCCGAGCACGGTTGCAGTATTCTCGAATCTCCTTACCTGGGGGTGCGGATCATGCTGGCGTCGAGCGCAACAAACCTCGAAGAAACACGCTCCAAGCTACATCAGCAGCCCGCGTCGAAGGCGTTCTGGAACGCCAGGAAGTCGAAGATCGTGAGCTCGCCGTCGCCGTCGAAGTCGGCCGCCAGGTCTCCGGCGTCGAAGAGGTTCTGGAACTCGAGGAAGTCGAAGATGTCCAGGTCGCCGCTCGCGTCGATGTCGGCCGGGCACGGCGCCAGGCCCAGGCCCTGGGGGATATTGGTCGTCGAGGCGACGACCCTGGTGAACCCGGTAACGATGTTGATCTCGTAGAGCTGGCGGCCGTTGTCGGTCATGACGAGGTCGCCGTCGCGCTGGAAGGCGATGCTGCCCGGTGCGCTGCCGGCGATGGTGGTGCTGAGCGGGATGGTTGCGACGACGGCGCCGGTCGAGGGATTGATTCGCAGCAACTCCGGGACCGAGCCCGGGCTGGCGCTGGTGATGCCGTAGAAGAAGCCGTCGCGGGTGTTGTAGTCGAGCCCGAACAGCCGGGGGAGGACCGAGCCGCCGAGGAGGCTCACGGTTCCGGTCGAGGAACTCACGGTGCCGAGGCGACCGGAGGCATCGGTGCCGTAGAGCACGCCGCCGGGGCCGATGGCGATCGAGCCGCGCACGTTGCCGCCGATGTGGGTCGCCAGGCCGGTCAGTCGATCGACGCGGCTGAGGCCGTTGTCGCCCGCGGGCGTGTTGTTGATGACGAAGATGCTGAACGAACGGGTCACGGCCATGCTGATGGGCGTGGTGTATCGGGTCGGGTCGGGGTGCAGTGGTCCGATCATGCGGACCGTGGCGCCGGTGTCGCTGTCGAAGATGTACAGGCTGTCGGAGCTCGAATCGACGGCGTACATGTCGTCGGCGCGAGCGGTATCGGCGAGCATCGACACGCTGGTGGCGGCGATGGCGGCGGCGAGGCTGAGGCGTTGCATCTGCTTTCTCCTTTGGTGCCTTCGGGCAAGAGTGACTGCCCGGCACCAGGAGAGAGCGGCAAGCGTCTTCGCGACTCACGCGAGATCGTCGTCGGAATCCCCGGGATATCGGATCCACTCCAGGCAGAGCCCGTCGGGCGCGGCGGTAGGGCCGGCGCGGCGGCGGTCCTTGCTGGCCAGGATCTCGGGCAGCTCGTCCGGCTCGATCCGGCCTCGCCCGACCTCGTGCAAGGTGCCGGCGATGATCCTGACCATGTTGTAGAGGAAGCCGCTGCCGGTGACCGTGAACCCCACGCGGTGCTCGCCGGTGCGCTCGACGGCCAGGTCGAAGATCGTGCGGACGGTGGACCGACGGTCGTGGTTGATCGGGGTCAGGGCGGCGAAGTCGTGCTCGCCCACCAGGTGTTTCGCCGCTTCGGCCATGCGGGCCTCGTCGAGAGCGTGATGGGTGTGGGTGACGAAGCGGCGGTCGAAGAGCGGCCTTTGATGGTGGTCGTGGAAGGCATAGGAGTATGCCTTGCGTTCGGCATCGCCGATGGGATTGAACGCCTCGTGCGTGGGTCGGGCGTGGGTGACGAGCACGTCGGGGGGCAGGCGGCCGTTGAGGGCCCGCACCAGGGGCTCGAGGCCGCGCTCGAGGGGCCAGCCGCCGCCGTGGCGGGCTGGGTCGGAGCCGTCCGAACACGTAAACGAGGCGACCTGGCCCCGGGCATGGACGCCCGCGTCGGTCCGGCTGGCGCCCGTCAGCACCACCGGCTCTCGCACGACCTGGCGGACGGCCTGCTCGACCACGGCCTGCACGGTGCGCAGGGCGACGCGGCCGGGCGGGGCCGGCAGCGACGGATCGGCGTGGTGGATGGCCGCTCCGGTGGCCGGCGGCTGGCCGGGGTCGGGTGCCGGCGGTTCCTGCTTCTGCCAGCCGCAGAAGTCGGTGCCCTCGTAGGCGATGGTGAGGCAGTAGGTCGGCACGGGCTGAGGATATTGGCCCACGGGCGGCCGGGCGGGCAATAGGCCGTCTGCGGCGGCGTTGGGCTGGCGTGGGCCGCGCTGGGGAGGCGGGGCCGGAACAACCGTGCGAGTTCTAGAGGAGCGTGAACGATGATCAGGAACCTGACTCTCGTGTCGTGGCTTGCGGCGTGCCTGGTGACGGCGACCAGCGTCTTCGGCCAGATGGGCCCGCCCGATCCGGCCGACGTGGCCGCCCGCTGTGTGGCCAGCATGGAGGCCGCCAGCGACCGCACCGTCGGCGCCATCGGCGACACCACCGGCGCCACGGTCGATCGCATCGCTCGGCTGGACGCCGCCGGCGCTCCCGACCGCGCCATCATCCGTGCGGGCGAGGACGGCATCAAGCGCGTCCGTCTCATCGGCCGCTTTGGTTCGGCCCGCATCACCAACATCGAGCGCCATTGCGTGCGCCTGCTCGTCCGCCTCGAGGCCGAGCGTGACCTGATCGCCCGCGTCCGCGGCGCCGCCGACGGCTTCCGCGAGGACGTCCGCAACGCCGTGCAGCGCGGCAGCGGCGCGATCCGCCAGGCCGTGGCCGACGCCATCGGCTGAGCAAGCCCGACAACAACCTCGGAGCCTCTACCTCTGAGAGATCGGCACCCCGCGCCTGGGGAGGGCGGGGTGCCGTTTTGTGTTGGTCTGGAGAGTCTGGGGCGTTCGCGGGCTGCCGGTGGTAACGGGGCCGTGCCCCGACGTGGTAGCTAATCTGGAGAGAGCAACTTCGAAGAGGAAAGGGAGCTGGCGATGATCAAGCGTGGTGGTATTCTCGTGGCGGCGCTGGCGGCAAGCGCCCTTGGGCAGGACGGCATGATCATCGGCGGCAACCTCCAGCCGCGCGAGCTGGTTGAGATGAGCCGAACGAGCGGTAGCACGGTCTCGATCGCGCCGGTGGGCGTGCAGCCGCAGGGCCTGGCGTACGACCCGGGGCGCGGGCGCCTGTATGCGGTCGATGCCGGCGCGAACTCGGTGTACACGATCGATCCGGTGACAGGCTCGACGGCGCTGCTCGCGCCGGTTGCTGGAGCGAGCAACGCCAACGGGCTGGCCTACGACCCCGGCCGCGACGTCATCTACGTGAGCGACAACAACAACAACCGGCTGTACACGGTCGACCCCACGACGGGCAGTTCGGCCATCGTGGGCGTGCTCGTCGGCGCTAACGGGGTGGAGGGCCTGGCCTTCGACTGCGACACCAACACGCTCTACGGCATCAGCGACCTCACGAGTCGCATCATCGTGATCGATCCCGATACGGCCGCAGTCACCGAGCTTCCGCTCGTGCTGCCGGGAGCAAACCTGCGCGGCCTGGCATTCGATCGCTTTGAGCGAGCGCTCTACATCAGCGTCTCGGTCAGTGGCAGCTTCTACCGCGTCGACGTCGACACCCTCTCGCTCACGACGCTGGGCACCATCTCGCCGGCACGTGCGGTGCAGGGGCTGGCGGTTATCGACCCGGCGTGCGACGACTGCCGCGTCGACCTCGACGGCGACGGCCTGCTCACGATCTTCGACTTCCTCGAGTTCCAGAACCTGTTCGACGCGGGTGACCCTGCCGCCGACTTCGATGGTGATGGCGAGCTGACGCTGTTCGACTTCCTGGCGTTCCAGAACGAGTTCGCGGCCGGGTGCGGGTGACGTTCGGCGTCGCGGCGGCGGCCCTTCCGTCTGCATACCACTGAGCATGCATGGACAGATCCTGACGCCCTGGATCTACCGCCGCTGGCGGTTCGACTTTCCGGCCGAGCTGTACCCGGCGGTCATCGAGCGGCTCCGCGGGCTGCCGGCGCGGGCCGACGCGCTTGCGGCGCGGCTCGGGTCCGGGCAGGCGACGAGAGCACCCGAGGACGGCTGGTCGGTCCAGCGGCACCTGGCGCACCTGGCCGACCTGGAGCGGTTACTCGCGCAGCGGCTCGATGCGTACGAGGCCGGGGTGGCCGTGCTGCCCGCCGCCGACATGCAGAACACGCGGACGGTGGAGGCCGACCACGACGCGCGGCCGCTGGCGGACGTGCTCGCCGACGTGCGCCGCGTGCGCGAGGCCTCGGTCGAACGGCTGGAGGCCTACCCGCGCGACTTCTTCGCCCGCAGCGCGTGGCACGAGCGACTCGGCGTGCAGAAGCGCGTGGTGGATACGTGCGTGTTCTTCGCGGATCACGACGACCATCATCTGGCGCTGGCGGAGATGGTGCGGCGGCGCTGTATCACCAAATGAACGAGCTCCTCGCGTGAGCGAGGGGGCAGAGGCGTTCAACGGTGTCGTAGCAATCGGGCCCCCCGCCTCACGGCGGGGGCTCGTTGTTGGTCATGCGGCGGTGGTCTTCCGCGCATTCATCACCCGCTCCGCGTACTTGTTCATCGCATCGCGAAGCTGCTCGAAGCTGTCGAGCACGTAGAGGATCGGCTGGTAGTGGTCGATCTCGAAGGGCGTGTCGCACACGCGGTCGAGGTCGAAGTCGCGGCGGTCGACGTTCTTGCTGTGCAGCGCGTGCTCGCTCTCGCCCAGGCTGCTGATCAGCCCGCTGCCGTAGAGCTTGGTGCGGCCGTCTTCCTTGATGAGCCCGAACTCGACGGTGAACCAGAAGAGGCGGCCCAGCCGCTCGATGTGGTAGGGGTCCTCGCAGTGCAGGGCGGCCTTGCCGTAGGTCTGCAGGAACTCGGCGAACACGTCGTCGGCGTGCAGGGGCACATGGCCGAAGATGTCGTGGAAGATGTCCGGCTCGGGCAGGTAGTGCATCAGCCGCTTGGGCCGCATCGTGATGGTGGTGGGGAACTGGCGGTTGGCCAGGCAGGCAAAGAAGGCCTTAGCGGGCAGGTAGCCCGGCACGGGGCGGCTGGCCCAGCCGGTGCGTTGGGCCAGGTTGGCGTTGATGCTGGCGACCTCGGGCACGCTGTCGCCCGGCAGGCCGATGGCGCGCATGCCGTCGAGGAAGACCTTGGAGGCCTGGTGGTCGAGGGTCTTCATCCGCTCGTGGTACAGCGTTCGCCAGACCTCGTGGTTCTCGGCGGTGTACCGGTCCATGTGCTGGGTGATGTAGAACTTGTTGGTGTCGATATCAGCCGAGGGCTGGAAGGGCGCCTTGTCGGCGGCGGCCTGGGCCAGGCGGGCCTCGTCGCTGTCGATGACGCTGCTGTACTCGATGTCGCCTCGCATGGGTGCCTCCGGCTCTTTAGATCGTGCCCGAAAGATGATACACGGCGTGCCTGGGGGGCTCCGGAGTCGATGGGAGGTCCGATAAATACCAATGTCGTCGCGACCCTTCGGCTTCTCGGATTCGTAGTGCGGCCCGGCGGCAGATAGGATCGTGGCCAACCGACAGCGGTTGGCGGGATGTGCCGGGCTGGCGCATCGCTTTGAGCCGGTGGGACGGCCCGCCCGACGGGGCTCCGAGAGGGGAGGGCCCGGGCGCGAGGCCGGTTTCTTGAACAGATTCGAAGGAGGCACGAGGATGCTCGGTCTGACAGGTCAGTTTGTCCCGGCAAGCCGCTGGGTGGTGGGCGTCGGCATCGCGGCGTCGGTCGGCATCGTCTCGCCGGCGATGGCCCAGCAGGGCGAGGTCGCCCGGCAGCGGCTCGAGGAGTCGCGCGAGGCCATCCGCAACCTCGAAACGCTGCAGTACGTCGGCAGCGTCGACAGCGAGGGCCCGCTGCTGGGCATGATCGAAGAGCTCAACGCCATCGTCTGGATGCAGAAGGTGGGCGAGGGCGAGTCGGCCGGCTGGAACCACCGCCGCCAGGGCTCGACGTCCGTTCGCAACCCGGCGACGGGCGAGACCGAAACGGTCGAGTTCGACGTGGTCCGTGAGGGGCCAAACGTCACCTACATCGCCCACGACCTGCGAACCGTGTTCGAGCGGTTCCACCGGGCCGCCCGCCACCGCAGCATCACGGTGGCGCAGACGGGCTGGATCGGCGAGTTTGCCGACGACACACCGTTCGAGCGCGAGCTGACGTTGCCCGAGGTGACGCTGACGCTCGAGATCGGCGGCGACACCGTCGAGGGCGACGTGTGCGACGTGGTCGAAGTCGCGTACGGCGATCAGCGACAGGTCGTTCGGTGGTCGATCAGCCAAGAGACCGACCTGCCCCGCCGCAAGCACACGCGCCTGGGCACCGACAACATGCAGACGTACACGATCACGAACATCGCGGTCGACGATGAGCTGCCCGAAGACATCTTCGTGATGCCCACGCCCGAGGGCTACGCCAAGAACACCACCGTGCGCCGCAGCGCCCGCGACGTTGGCGCGCCCAGCGTGGTCCCGAGCTACCCGTCGGCCAAGCCCTTCACGGTGACCATCGCTGAGGGGCCGGGCAAGGGCGACGAGGTCAGCCTCGAGAGCCTGGCGGGCAACGTCGTGATCCTCGACTTCTGGACGGGCTGGTCGAGCACGTCGAAGGACTCGCGCAGCGACGTCCAGGCGCTGGCCGAGCAGTTCAAGGACGAGCCGGTCGAGGTCCTGAGCATGACCTGGCGCGAGCGAGGGC contains:
- a CDS encoding DUF5309 family protein — its product is MAFTGKATFSAGSSLPELVEDVSDIIGIVSPFETPLLDHLGDARRAATSTVHEWIEDELLPNTDTVADQAFSPTPLTDTTIDVEDGSRFRVGDLVRPGDGPEVMLVEAVASDTLTVVRSYGNTDPTLLVEGMQLTILGNAALEGADAPEARFTNRVRKANYTQIFTSAVEVSGSMQAVRAHGIADELDYQKQERMRELLRDLENCVINGVAPTSSVQGSSTVRRSMDGLIRNVETNQFQPGVGPIPGGSGAGSDGLTEEVLNAALREVWEQSSGPIDTIVCGGLQKRRINAFLTSSRRYGPSDDRYSDLVSVYESDFGVCRVVVSRWMPADALLLLDSSRVEVMPLEGRSFHYKPLASTGDAAMGQVIGEYTLEMRNENAHGVLSGLATS
- a CDS encoding phage portal protein, which gives rise to MAFNLAPFTDTTLSPQALEIILAEHERDVAPRLRWLWGYFRNEPTRPGGELPQAAGLPPRLRGAWDPWSDDRMVDAAASEVVIENDIAWRINTMVDFMLPEPLVLLSKAGRPEQRRTIEAALDAVWEASGGLSLLHDALLLGHVYGHVDLLLRCDVERLTALAPDLDTLLELPGEVLAEAIRVEAIDPTRGVPVVDAGDYRRLEAYAIDFTRRTSQADEDDRHGRTLDTERVTEILSGAWRQVYVDGELVAEGPNRASPGRVPVVHVQNIPQPLCYAGVGEVEPLVPLQDELNTRLSDRAARVTMQSFKMYLAKGIEGFDQVRIGPGRVLSTDNPDAQVTAFGGDADSPSETLHVEDIREAMDKTSGVPPIAAGVVRAKIGSLSSGNALRITMLGLLSKTRRKRVGYGAGVARMSALILEALDRAGTHATEPQDRGVTVHWPDAIDLDQDERLLNAERKTELGIDRERVLAELGYAQPPTNRNGSAASQTENTNA
- the der gene encoding ribosome biogenesis GTPase Der, giving the protein MPIPRIAIVGRPNVGKSSLMNMLASSKVSIVDDLPGVTRDRVTRIVDLEHSEGKPTRAVELTDTGGYGVYVAEGGRYDEVGADLSTLTDDVEGQIEAAVANADLILFCVDVQAGLTPRDEEIARLLREQKLGRKDRAEMAQLDPSLGKRAPVHVVATKVDGPKWETHAYEMSALGFGEPLMCSAKNNYMRRDLSDRLYELLPADDETAAAPPADLSIAVIGKRNAGKSTLVNALAGVERVIVSEIAGTTRDAIDVLVEKDGKRIIVIDTAGMRRKRSFQGKVEWFAFDRVQRAVDRADVVLLMVDATEATSQVDQQLAMLCQNAFKPTIIGVNKWDLAEGQTDDKGRPVTPERYEKYVREGFKGLPFAPIALLSAKEGLNVDGVLDLAFDLKKQTHERVSTGALNRLVRSILEKRGPSNKLGTLARVFYVAQVGTAPPTIAMVVNEPKLFTPNYMRYLMNRLREQAPFDEVPFRVFVRSRKQFDKRREQAEKRDKKGMIDTSAFDRGEDLELTPEEIESLFRIPGEGGDGEAFVDEGAEGGIEGEVFEDAEVFVFGDDEEEDTRR
- a CDS encoding GC-type dockerin domain-anchored protein; this encodes MQRLSLAAAIAATSVSMLADTARADDMYAVDSSSDSLYIFDSDTGATVRMIGPLHPDPTRYTTPISMAVTRSFSIFVINNTPAGDNGLSRVDRLTGLATHIGGNVRGSIAIGPGGVLYGTDASGRLGTVSSSTGTVSLLGGSVLPRLFGLDYNTRDGFFYGITSASPGSVPELLRINPSTGAVVATIPLSTTIAGSAPGSIAFQRDGDLVMTDNGRQLYEINIVTGFTRVVASTTNIPQGLGLAPCPADIDASGDLDIFDFLEFQNLFDAGDLAADFDGDGELTIFDFLAFQNAFDAGC
- a CDS encoding tRNA pseudouridine synthase A; the protein is MPTYCLTIAYEGTDFCGWQKQEPPAPDPGQPPATGAAIHHADPSLPAPPGRVALRTVQAVVEQAVRQVVREPVVLTGASRTDAGVHARGQVASFTCSDGSDPARHGGGWPLERGLEPLVRALNGRLPPDVLVTHARPTHEAFNPIGDAERKAYSYAFHDHHQRPLFDRRFVTHTHHALDEARMAEAAKHLVGEHDFAALTPINHDRRSTVRTIFDLAVERTGEHRVGFTVTGSGFLYNMVRIIAGTLHEVGRGRIEPDELPEILASKDRRRAGPTAAPDGLCLEWIRYPGDSDDDLA